One window of the Pelmatolapia mariae isolate MD_Pm_ZW linkage group LG15, Pm_UMD_F_2, whole genome shotgun sequence genome contains the following:
- the si:dkey-71h2.2 gene encoding low density lipoprotein receptor adapter protein 1 isoform X1: MDALKSAGRAIIKSPGVPRHTWGTSKHEKLPENWTDTKETLLEGMVFNVKYLGMTLVGQPKGEDMASAAIRRIVATARAGAKKFRKVTLTVSPKGIVITDTETTDLIENVSIYRISYCTADKTQDKVFAYVSQSQFNETLECHAFLCQKKKIAQAVTLTVAQAFKVALDLWEIAQEDKSKKARTCCTCAASNGQTEAADTQCVPADPEAHKPSGMEEKLRRPLFSASLSSPSPRSNPTRRRPIKHDSWDVEDGLEDAFSSNMETEETDTDWPSPAPNPSLTMQL, from the exons AGCTGCCAGAGAACTGGACAGACACGAAGGAGACTCTGTTAGAGGGGATGGTGTTCAACGTGAAGTACCTGGGTATGACTCTGGTGGGCCAGCCTAAAGGAGAGGACATGGCCTCTGCTGCCATTCGCAGAATTGTTGCCACA GCCAGAGCCGGTGCTAAGAAGTTTCGGAAAGTAACACTGACGGTCTCACCGAAAGGCATCGttatcacagacacagaaaccaCAGACCTCATAGAGAATGTCTCCATTTACAG AATCTCATACTGCACAGCAGATAAAACTCAGGATAAGGTCTTTGCATATGTTTCTCAGAGTCAGTTCAACGAGACTCTAGAGTGCCATGCCTTTCTCtgccaaaagaagaaaatt GCTCAGGCTGTAACATTAACAGTAGCCCAGGCCTTTAAAGTGGCCTTAGATCTTTGGGAGATTGCTCAGGAAG ACAAAAGCAAGAAGGCCAGGACCTGCTGTACGTGCGCAGCAAGCAATGGGCAGACAGAGGCAGCGGACACTCAGTGTGTCCCAGCAG ATCCAGAGGCACATAAGCCCAGTGGGATGGAGGAAAAGCTCCGGAGGCCCTTATTCTCTGCTTCGCTCAGCTCGCCCTCACCTCGTAGTAACCCTACTCGAAGGCGACCAATCAAACATGACTCTTGG GATGTGGAAGATGGACTTGAGGATGCATTCTCAAG CAACATGGAAACAGAGGAGACAGACACTG aCTGGCCGAGTCCCGCTCCGAACCCGTCTCTGACAATGCAGCTTTGA
- the si:dkey-71h2.2 gene encoding low density lipoprotein receptor adapter protein 1 isoform X2 translates to MDALKSAGRAIIKSPGVPRHTWGTSKHEKLPENWTDTKETLLEGMVFNVKYLGMTLVGQPKGEDMASAAIRRIVATARAGAKKFRKVTLTVSPKGIVITDTETTDLIENVSIYRISYCTADKTQDKVFAYVSQSQFNETLECHAFLCQKKKIAQAVTLTVAQAFKVALDLWEIAQEDKSKKARTCCTCAASNGQTEAADTQCVPADPEAHKPSGMEEKLRRPLFSASLSSPSPRSNPTRRRPIKHDSWDVEDGLEDAFSRISASPRLFGYSFAVFFIS, encoded by the exons AGCTGCCAGAGAACTGGACAGACACGAAGGAGACTCTGTTAGAGGGGATGGTGTTCAACGTGAAGTACCTGGGTATGACTCTGGTGGGCCAGCCTAAAGGAGAGGACATGGCCTCTGCTGCCATTCGCAGAATTGTTGCCACA GCCAGAGCCGGTGCTAAGAAGTTTCGGAAAGTAACACTGACGGTCTCACCGAAAGGCATCGttatcacagacacagaaaccaCAGACCTCATAGAGAATGTCTCCATTTACAG AATCTCATACTGCACAGCAGATAAAACTCAGGATAAGGTCTTTGCATATGTTTCTCAGAGTCAGTTCAACGAGACTCTAGAGTGCCATGCCTTTCTCtgccaaaagaagaaaatt GCTCAGGCTGTAACATTAACAGTAGCCCAGGCCTTTAAAGTGGCCTTAGATCTTTGGGAGATTGCTCAGGAAG ACAAAAGCAAGAAGGCCAGGACCTGCTGTACGTGCGCAGCAAGCAATGGGCAGACAGAGGCAGCGGACACTCAGTGTGTCCCAGCAG ATCCAGAGGCACATAAGCCCAGTGGGATGGAGGAAAAGCTCCGGAGGCCCTTATTCTCTGCTTCGCTCAGCTCGCCCTCACCTCGTAGTAACCCTACTCGAAGGCGACCAATCAAACATGACTCTTGG GATGTGGAAGATGGACTTGAGGATGCATTCTCAAG AATCTCAGCTTCTCCGAGGCTGTTCGGATACtcttttgctgtatttttcatttcataa